The Mustelus asterias chromosome 23, sMusAst1.hap1.1, whole genome shotgun sequence genome window below encodes:
- the usp42 gene encoding uncharacterized protein usp42 isoform X3, translated as MIYQIFGGYLRSRVKCLNCKGVSDTYDPYLDIALEIKTAPNITKALEQFVKPEQLDGENAYKCTKCKKMVPASKRFTIHRASNVLTLSLKRFANFTGGKITKEVRYSEYLDVRPYMSQSNGEPVVYVLYAVLVHSGFSCHAGHYYCYIKASNGQWYQMNDSIVSSSDIRSVLNQQAYVLFYIRSHDTKNSSEHSNHPGQSSPRPPVNQRLTTNQTMSGFIGPQLPPHRTKNSNHLTNGNCSQKEVPSSAAPSTSGIRTISTPPGPSQSRSLPRPSVIPESSKRQKLSFSIQPSKQGTRQAQTQASLHCSPLENLYKAPPSVSHTNMSPSTSGTSATGSPPSAPTAIAVTAAKPVASNTASSHLMVNGQSKGSSSSLVPYNEESSEDSDEEPKGSIKENGYMKAVNGAINGTRPSTHLKVNSASVATSDSSHSENLPEGVATKTEALGEVDDRGKHHQPCESTVTQLQPVNCSANGLSTTKGSPDKASTVPLNPNTENIMTISASSIKQEIDSEEARGNQHHHLMSSKASSAINHSGGGGDADTVHAYTADKQASLPISPRKEATDGPSTSSTVNLFKSNSDLQRNINECHLANSSSNSQCPLHKVQAIPEMTDIENQTHERLRPSQVKEAVQIADQETNGHGFENKQSSQDLGNKIQEIENHSNKSQSNSNQESFLENETLSSKEYSYNKGRTNQDENCSAGKDDHYTQKNQSDRGTNNQNQNWVVGESSQLVSKDQSQKEEEPNQDVHQKSEQQPTNLGKSPVEESSNRNKNSILEQENTSEDVNLSASRVLAGPDENRVQKKENLVTVHAKSQSRERTDAEKSRILQKDNYKGESNYRHKSREHKDRRLYQNEREFEKSASCSYRNCSHKQDCYQDGRIDKYRRDNECPADRQNYCNSKAGSLLAHHTYHDKFYREKHNSGSNGRTCSNQFEHNGLEHKYERKRKRSNSENGGSDAERKCKKLSRDRSSEDRRMKKHKKSKKKKTSKDKYRNRDHRQQSLGMSGVNSDIDERKHRKKKKKKKKKHHHSDKDSHDQKEHHHSRKHQSAKSANTGNKWERFCEPARSVCSETKMMHGCKQTCDDQVPQKAKLAHLDSKLNGSHIHVKEETVNAHNGSLNRHPSDCGSGSLSDWSRQRLENGNDSHKPYSKFNKEHIQEKYYSHGYKEYGPMDNRNDLTSVSSFRATTRWKTGEKRYEEQKAH; from the exons GTGCAAGAAAATGGTGCCTGCTTCAAAGAGATTCACCATCCATCGAGCTTCAAATGTGCTGACACTCTCTCTGAAGCGCTTTGCAAACTTTACGGGTGGAAAGATCACAAAG GAAGTGAGGTACTCGGAGTATCTGGATGTTCGACCCTATATGTCACAGTCAAATGGAGAGCCAGTTGTGTATGTGCTTTATGCAGTATTGGTACACTCAGGATTCAGCTGCCATGCTGGACATTACTACTGTTATATCAAG GCCAGTAATGGACAGTGGTACCAGATGAATGATTCTATTGTATCTTCGAGTGACATCAGATCAGTGCTAAACCAACAAGCCTATGTGCTCTTTTACATCAG ATCCCATGATACAAAAAATAGCTCAGAACATTCTAATCACCCTGGCCAGTCATCTCCAAGGCCACCTGTCAATCAACGATTGACTACCAACCAAACCATGTCTGGCTTTATTGGACCACAGCTCCCTCCACACAGGACCAAG AACTCAAATCACTTAACAAATGGAAACTGCTCACAGAAAGAAGTCCCCAGCAGTGCAGCACCCAGTACAAGTGGAATCAGGACCATTTCTACTCCACCTGGACCCTCTCAGAGCCGGTCATTGCCCAGACCAAGTGTGATACCTGAATCTTCCAAAAGGCAAAAACTTTCCTTCAGTATACAACCTTCCAAGCAAGGGACAAGGCAAGCTCAGACCCAGGCCAGCCTCCATTGTAGTCCGTTGGAGAATTTGTATAAAGCTCCACCCAGTGTTTCCCATACTAATATGTCTCCATCTACCTCAGGAACCTCAGCCACAGGATCCCCACCCTCTGCTCCAACTGCTATAGCCGTCACAGCTGCTAAGCCAGTAGCATCCAACACTGCTTCTTCTCACTTAATGGTTAATGGTCAGTCCAAAGGATCTTCCAGTTCTTTGGTTCCTTATAATGAAGAATCTTCAGAGGACTCTGATGAAGAACCTAAGGGCTCGATAAAGGAAAATGGTTACATGAAGGCTGTGAATGGAGCGATTAATGGAACTCGACCCAGTACACATCTCAAAGTAAACTCTGCGTCTGTAGCCACCAGTGACAGTTCCCACTCTGAGAATCTGCCTGAGGGAGTTGCAACAAAAACTGAAGCACTTGGGGAAGTGGATGATCGTGGAAAACATCATCAGCCCTGTGAATCCACTGTTACTCAGTTGCAGCCTGTGAATTGTTCTGCAAATGGTTTATCAACTACAAAGGGATCACCAGATAAA GCTAGTACCGTTCCTCTGAATCCAAACACTGAAAATATAATGACGATCTCTGCAAGCAGTATAAAGCAAGAAATCGATTCGGAAGAAGCCAG GGGAAATCAACACCACCACCTTATGTCTTCAAAGGCCAGTTCTGCAATAAATcacagtggtggaggtggggacgCAGACACAGTCCATGCGTACACGGCTGACAAACAAGCAAGCTTGCCAATCTCCCCACGAAAAGAAGCCACTGATGGGCCATCCACATCATCCACAGTTAATCTTTTTAAAAGCAACAGTGATCTTCAGAGAAATATCAATGAATGCCATCTTGCTAACAGCAGTTCCAACAGCCAGTGTCCTCTTCACAAAGTACAAGCAATCCCAGAAATGACTGATATTGAGAACCAGACTCATGAAAGATTAAGGCCTAGTCAGGTCAAAGAGGCAGTACAGATAGCTGACCAAGAAACCAATGGTCATGGTTTTGAAAATAAGCAGTCTAGTCAAGATTTAGGCAATAAGATACAGGAAATAGAAAATCACAGTAATAAATCTCAATCTAATAGCAACCAGGAAAGTTTCTTGGAAAATGAAACTCTGTCTAGTAAGGAATACTCTTATAATAAGGGAAGAACTAATCAAGATGAAAACTGTTCAGCAGGAAAGGATGATCATTACACCCAAAAAAATCAGTCTGACAGGGGAACAAATAATCAAAACCAGAATTGGGTAGTTGGAGAAAGTAGTCAACTTGTCAGTAAAGATCAGTCTCAAAAAGAGGAGGAACCGAATCAAGATGTACATCAAAAATCAGAACAGCAACCAACAAATCTAGGAAAATCTCCCGTTGAGGAAAGTTCAAATCGAAATAAGAATAGCATCTTAGAACAGGAAAACACTTCCGAAGATGTGAATCTGTCTGCAAGCAGAGTTTTGGCTGGTCCAGACGAAAACCGGGTTCAGAAGAAAGAGAACTTGGTTACTGTGCATGCAAAATCTCAAAGTAGGGAAAGGACTGATGCAGAAAAGAGTAGAATTTTACAAAAGGATAATTATAAGGGCGAATCCAATTATAGGCACAAATCCAGGGAACACAAAGATAGAAGATTGTATCAGAATGAAAGGGAGTTTGAAAAATCAGCGAGTTGTAGTTACAGGAACTGTTCCCACAAGCAGGACTGTTATCAAGACGGGAGAATTGATAAATATAGAAGAGATAATGAATGTCCAGCTGACAGGCAAAACTACTGTAATTCAAAGGCGGGATCATTGTTGGCTCATCATACTTATCACGATAAGTTTTATAGAGAGAAACACAACTCGGGCTCGAATGGAAGGACTTGCAGCAATCAGTTTGAACATAATGGACTAGAACACAAATATGAGCGTAAAAGAAAACGCAGCAACAGTGAGAATGGCGGAAGTGATGCTGAAAGGAAATGCAAAAAACTGTCGCGGGATCGGTCGTCTGAGGACAGGAGAATGAAAAAACATAAGAAATCAAAGAAGAAAAAGACATCAAAAGACAAATACAGAAATAGAGACCATAG GCAGCAGTCGTTGGGTATGTCAGGGGTGAACTCTGATATCGATGAAAGAAAGCACAGGaaaaagaagaagaaaaagaagaAGAAACATCATCACAGTGACAAAGACAGCCACGACCAAAAAGAGCATCATCATTCCAGGAAACACCAGAGCGCGAAGTCAGCTAACACTGGTAACAAATGGGAAAGGTTCTGTGAGCCAGCTCGAAGTGTCTGCTCTGAAACGAAGATGATGCATGGATGTAAACAAACATGTGATGACCAAGTACCACAGAAAGCAAAGCTTGCACATTTGGACAGTAAGCTGAACGGTTCCCATATCCACGTCAAAG AGGAAACGGTGAACGCACATAATGGAAGTTTAAACAggcatccttcagactgtggctCAGGATCTCTTTCTGACTGGTCTAGGCAGAGGTTGGAAAATGGCAATGATTCACACAAACCTTATTCAAAATTCAATAAAGAACACA TACAAGAAAAGTACTATTCACATGGTTACAAAGAATATGGTCCAATGGACAACAGGAATGATTTGACTAGTGTTAGTTCTTTTAGGGCTACAACAAGGTGGAAG ACTGGTGAAAAGAGGTATGAAGAGCAGAAAGCCCACTAA